A stretch of the Halorussus vallis genome encodes the following:
- a CDS encoding TrmB family transcriptional regulator encodes MDDPMLSRLLREFGFSDKEIDIYLTVLDHGEAKASVVADDAGVSKRYVYSVSEELEERGFVSVNDHAVPATIRAVPPEQVVASLTDHAEQMRPALEARYSRVAPQSDEFEVIKARVTVLKRVTALIREAEQEVALSLPYDRLSEVADELRDAVDRGVLVLLVVTGADPAADLGLDGVATVARAWRESMPTMITADRTRSIVAPPAMIARSNSGERAIAFTQRQLAPVMIGSFFGNYWPMAQEVYVADPHDLPETYDDFRQAVLQATLHLRAGADVVATVRGRPVDEDDDGPDEIEGRVVAVRQGLVEPANNSFPVEAALVVETGAGRYLVGGEGAFVEDFEAEAVDLAFAE; translated from the coding sequence ATGGACGACCCGATGCTCTCTCGACTGCTGCGGGAGTTCGGCTTCTCGGACAAGGAGATAGACATCTATCTGACGGTACTCGACCACGGCGAAGCGAAGGCAAGCGTCGTCGCCGACGACGCCGGCGTCTCCAAGCGGTACGTCTACAGCGTCAGCGAGGAACTGGAGGAACGGGGGTTCGTCTCGGTCAACGACCACGCGGTGCCCGCGACCATCAGGGCCGTCCCGCCCGAGCAGGTCGTCGCTTCGCTCACCGACCACGCCGAGCAGATGCGGCCCGCGCTCGAAGCCCGCTACTCCCGGGTCGCGCCCCAGTCCGACGAGTTCGAGGTCATCAAAGCCCGCGTGACGGTGCTCAAGCGCGTGACCGCGCTCATCCGCGAGGCCGAACAGGAGGTGGCGCTGTCGCTGCCGTACGACCGCCTCTCGGAGGTGGCCGACGAACTGCGCGACGCGGTCGACCGCGGCGTCCTCGTTCTGCTGGTCGTCACCGGCGCCGACCCCGCCGCCGACCTCGGTCTCGACGGGGTCGCCACCGTCGCCCGCGCCTGGCGGGAGTCGATGCCGACGATGATAACCGCCGACCGGACCCGGAGCATCGTCGCCCCGCCCGCGATGATCGCACGGTCGAACAGCGGCGAGCGCGCCATCGCGTTCACCCAGCGCCAGCTCGCCCCGGTCATGATCGGCTCCTTTTTCGGTAACTACTGGCCGATGGCCCAGGAAGTGTACGTCGCCGACCCCCACGACCTGCCCGAGACGTACGACGACTTCCGGCAGGCGGTCCTGCAGGCGACCCTCCACCTCCGGGCGGGCGCCGACGTCGTCGCTACCGTCCGGGGGCGTCCGGTCGACGAGGACGACGACGGCCCCGACGAAATCGAGGGTCGGGTCGTGGCAGTCCGGCAGGGACTGGTCGAACCCGCGAACAACTCGTTTCCGGTCGAAGCGGCGCTCGTCGTCGAGACGGGCGCCGGCCGGTACCTCGTCGGCGGCGAGGGCGCGTTCGTCGAGGACTTCGAAGCGGAGGCGGTCGACCTGGCGTTCGCGGAGTGA